From Juglans regia cultivar Chandler chromosome 9, Walnut 2.0, whole genome shotgun sequence:
caaatatcaaaacatgagTTGATTGCATTATAAAAACTGCTACagccacaaataaattatataaaagtaatctcataaattagcgtgattttatgtgatctattagatttattttacaagaaaataactttataatctgacgaatcacattaagtcacatcaatttgtaagattatttttatataatttctttatagttaaaatatttctcttacaTTATTCGCATACGGACCAAAACCACATTCGAGAAGTTTATCAGTTTTTCTTTAGTAGTCCCCTCTTCGATTCCATAGAGGAACATGGCCCGATCGAGTtcctttttctatctttttgcagtgaatttttctttattggtgTCCTCATCCCCTCATATTGTATTTGATCTTAATGAAATCttgccagagagagagagagctacaaGCAAGGGGCCGTAGAAAAGGACTCAAAAGAGGGTGGGCATACCTTTGGCCTCACCGGTGAGCAATAATGGTAATCTATGGATTGTAGCATCTGTTGCGACATGTTGGACTGTCCAACATCTCcattttttgtgcattttttctattataattAAAGATGCATTGAGTTAAACCAAACATACAGGAGGAGAGGTGGATACCTCATACAAAAATTTATTGCTAAGAGGGATAGAagaaaacaataagaaaaatgacaataaACTAGGGTTGTAATCGTCCGGTTAAATCCGGTTTTGAACATTTTGTAAAACCAAGTCAGTATCCACCGgtttagaaattgaaaatagaTTAACCACCGAAACCGGAACTTCTTATTTTTTCGGTTTCgatccggtccagtccgatttTTCCGATTTTAcgaataaacaaaattatattcaaataaaactttAGTAAATGATTGCCCTAAATccctcattttataattttggactaaaaagttatgaaatttaaatttatatatttatatcaaaattcaaatattatattaaaaatataagattaatttatgttatatcataaatcaaatgttatattaaaacttttaagattaattttattttatatcaaatgttatattaattttatgctataaaattaatagacatgaataataagattaaaatttcatgttatattaattaacaatttagcatataatataaaacttatataaataatattttatatataataaaaaaattaaaattaaaatatatatatattgatccgGTTTGGTTcaaaccgatttttaaaatgtgaAAACCGATTCTTAAAAACCAGTTACGAACCGGACTGAACACACTGATTCAGCCTGATTCAACCAGTTtactttatcttttttttttttacacctctACAATAACCATATATTTGGGGTCCATGTTCCTTAGCGAAGCAAATGAGAGAATTTTGATTCAATCGgtagaaaaaaaaactgcaatAAACTATTCTAGTACATTTCATAGGAGATCTGTATTTCTACTACCTCCATATTCTCAttcggaaaaaataaaaatacaatgagATAGCTAGAGACTGTAAATCTCAATCGTCGACAGCACCCAAAGAGTACTAACAGGAATGGATCGAGTGGGGTTAAAAGCACTTTGAATATATGAGGCCACGAAATCCATCGGCATTGTGTGTTTAGTTGTCAGAGTCATGGCACAACAATGGTGCGTGGGGCCCACACATGACCTAGAAGATACGTGAGCCACACACACTAGTTTGACGACAGTATTTCTTGATCCATCTTGTAGATCGGGGTCTTGGTGGTGTGGCACATGTACGAATTTTATGTCATGCAAGGAATATATGGAACATTTTCTAACATAGATGGGCGATTTTTCTCTGATACgctttcatttgaaaataaaaatacaatgagATAGCTAGAGACTATAAACCTCGATCATCGGCAACACCCAAAGAGTACTAACAAGAATGGATCAAGTGGGGTTAAAAGCACTTTGAATATACCATGAAATCCATCGGCGTCGTGTGTTTAGTTGTCAGAGTCAAGGCATAACAATGGTGCATGGGGCCCACACATGACCTAGGAGACACGTGAGCCACACACACTAGTTTGACGACAGTGTTTCTTGACCCATCTTGTAGATCAGGGTCTTGGTGGTATGGCACATGTACGAATTTTGTATCACAAAAGGGATATATGGAACATTTTCTAACATAAATGGAAGATTTTTCTTTGATAAgctttcatttgaaaataaaaatacagtGAGATAGCTAGAGACTATAAAGCTCGATCGTCAGCAACACCCAAAGAGTACTAACAGGAATGGATCGAGTGGGGTTAAAAGCACTTTGAATATATGAGGCCACGAAATCCATTGGCGTCGTGTGTTTAGCTGACAGAGTCATGGCACAACAATAGTGTGTGGGGCCCACACAAGACCTAGGAGACACGTGAGCCACACACACTAGTTTGATGACAATATTTCTTGACCCATCTTGTAGATCGGGGTCTTGGTGGTGTGGCACATGTACGAATTTTGTGTCACGAAAGGGATATATGGAACATTTTCTAACATAAATAAGCCATTTTTATTTGATACactttcatttgaaaataaaaatacgaTGAGATAGTTAGAGACTATAAACCTCGATCGTCGGCAACACCTAAAGAGTACTAACAGGAATGGATTGAGTGGGGTTAAAAGCACTTTGAATATATGAGGCCACAAAATCCATTGGCATCGTGTGTTTAGTTGTCAGAGTCATGGCACAACAACGATGCGTGGGGCCTACACATGACCTAGGAGACACGTGAGCCACACACACTAGTTTGACGACAGTATTTCTTGACCCATCCTGTAGATCGGGGTCTTGGTGGTGTGGCACATGTACGAACTTTGTGTCACGAAAGGGATATATGGAACATTTGCTAACATAAATGGGCCATTTTTATTTGATACactttcatttgaaaataaaaatacaatgagATAGCTAGAGACTATAAACCTCGATCGTCGGCAACACCTAAAGAGTACTAACAGAAATGGATCGAGTGGGGTTAAAAGCACTTTGAATATATGAGACCACAAAATCCATTGGCGTCGTGTGTTTAGTTGTCAGAGTCATGGCACAACAACGATGCATGGGGCCTACACATGACCTAGGAGACACGTGAGCCACACACTAGTTTGACGACAGTATTTCTTGACCCATCTTGTAGATCGGGGTCTTGGTGGTGTGGCACGTGTACGAGTTTTGTGTCACGAAATGGAGATATGAAACATTTTCTAACATAGATGGGAAATTTTTCTTTGATAcgttttcatttgaaaataaaaatacagtGAGATAGCTAGAAACTATAAACCTCAATCATCAGCAACACCCAAAGAGTACTAACAGGAATGGATCGAGTGGGATTAAAAGCACTTTAAATATATGAGGTCACGAAATCCATCGGCATCATGTGTTTAGTTGACAGAGTCATGGCACAACAATAGTGTGTGGGGCCCAAACAAGACCTAGGAGACACGTTAGCCACACACTAGTTTGACGGCAATATTTCTTGACCCATCTTGTAGATCGGCGTCTAGAGAGAATGGTGGTGTGGCGATTGTACGACTTTTGTGTCACGAAATGGATATATgaaacattttctaaatttttctcCAATACACTtcgatttgaaaataaaactagGAATGAAGATTTTTATGAATCGCTTGCTCAAATTGCAGAAAAGGTTAGGGCATGCAGGCAATGTCAGAGAGGCGAATGGGTCCGACTACACGAGGCAGTACTCATCCGAACACCTGCACGAGGCAGTGGGGTTTGCACGCCCTTTTCAAATTGGGATAGACAATTAATTACAAAGGGATGGGATCCTAAAACTTTGTGGGTAGAATTTAGTATCTTCGTATTTTCATGAATTGAATTAGGTGGCTGCCTCATTTTTGTAGGTCCTATTGTCATTATGTTGGCATTTAACTTTCTGTTCGGATCACCAAACAACATTTTTTGGGATTCCTGTGAGGATATGATTTTTGTCCCTCTTGTCTTGTGTTACCTAAAAAACGCATGACACAGGCCAAAACAACCACAATGAAAACAAGAAGACGAGGTTTTTTGTCAGTTCAGTGTTCAACAACAATCTTCTTGTTAAGATATTAATTAATCCTGCTTTTGAATATGATTATGACAAGTTGTGACACTAATAATGATGTTGTTTGTTCTGATTCGATGAGCATTCCTTGATTATTTGGCTCGCACTCATCATCTAATCAAATGGGTTAAAATGGGTTAGTTTTCTGTGAAGGTAGAAAAAGAGGGTAAATTTTGGATTCTTTATAGGATCCTTTCAGCAAACgaaaaattattacttttttatttatttttattatttaatcatgaatttttttaaatatggaatTATTCTATCAGGGAAAAAATAAGATATGAAGTAAGAAGATGAAGTgttatgaattaaaaaaaaaaagaatacagaAGTGTTATGAACTTTTAAAATTGTCTATTATTTAGTTATATgacttttcaaattattttaatttaaatgacCAAACTTGTGATCATTTAATATAAGCACAGATAGATGAGTGGCTCAATAAAAGCAATgcttttccttccaaaataacttATGTTATCTGTTTGATATCTTCAAAAGTGGGCATATAAAGACCTTTACTAGTACTTGGTGAAAGAATTCCAAttcacatttgtttttgtagaaaAGCTAGTTCTTATAATGGACAATGATCCTCTCAAAAATGGATGGTATCTATTTAGTACAAAGAGTAATTCTAGTCTTAGTCCGGTTTTGAGATCACACATCACACAACTATGATGTGGCAAACCAGGTTTAAGAAATTGTCTAGTCCAGTTGTTAAATCGTGAATCCCTAACTCTGAGAATAGATTTCACGAAGCCCAACTCTGAGAAATCTCTCATCCCTCTCCCCAATGATGGTCGTTCGGCTCCCCACCCATCTGAGAAATCCTCTCTCCCACGTGATCCCCAGTTGCCCATCCCCTCTAAGAAATCCCTATCCCACATGTGGTTTCTTGacgtaaaaatatttaaaaaaaaaaaatcatttttcatcctAAACTTGCCGAACTCTTCATCCTAGATCTGTTCTACTCCTCAACTGATCAATTCTTGTTCGTTAGTGGAGTCCCAACTCCACGGGCATAAAAAAACTCTAAAGTTCATGTAGGATGAATAGACCAAAAATGATTTCTCAATCAAATGGGAGTTTATGATATCTGTCATAAATGATCCATTATACTCTCAACATTGTTCCTCCTCTTGTTTATATCTTAttgtcttgttttttttttccttgagtGTTGCTCACATCTCAAAACGAAGACAATGAAGAACTATGAAGCAGCTTGGCAAGAGAAAACTCGTGTGTGAGCTGAACGCGGCCCCAGATGGTCATTCTCGTCTGTCGGTCGTCCTCATCAACGACCCTAGGCGGTGGCTGACGTAGTGCAACTTCGAAGGTCGTGAGCTAAATGAGAGTGAAGGCTGGCAAAGAGCAAAGGGCGGAGGAAGAATGTGGGGGGTGAGaggaaaaaattcaaaatccacccatcaaactaatttgGGATATTCAGCAGTAAAGGTAAAACACgtgttttacaaaaaaaaaaccacatcaCCAGGTGGGTGGTTTATGAAAAGTAGCCGGGAGATGAGTAGAACTACTCTAGTACAAAATATGGAGTAGTTTGGTCATTTAAGTTGTCAACGTGATGTGAAATGACAAAAATACCCCATATTTTACACTAAAATAGATATTAtctatttcaaatgaaatgaagagTAGTCTATTCCTCTTACAACTACTCTAATCAACTAATTCTATGCCACTTCTCAAGCTTCTTGAATTGAATAACCCAATACTGGTAAGAAAATGGTGTTCTTCTAAACAAAGTAAATACATATTGCATACATGGCATGTGCAGATTTATTTAGATAATTTCAAGCCATGctttcatgttatgtttattCAAAACAGGCATACAAAGATGACTTAGggtgggtttggatgttgaagtgagttgagttgagttgagatgataaaatattattagaatattattgtttattattattattattttagaatttaaaaaagttgaattgtttattatattttatgttgggatttgaaaaagttgtaatgatgagttgagatgagctcaacttccaaacgaagccttattCTTCTGGCCATCATCAGGAGTCATTCTAACTGTTTCAGTTGATTCAAACACATAAGCCTCTTTGGATTGAaaccaaaatattatattttctagcCTATGGTCCATATAAGGGCTACCCTTCTTTGAATGGGAAGTGACAATTATTAAGGCAGGGTGATCAAATTCTTGTGTATCAGTTTAGAGTTTATGTAGCACAAAGtatgagatgttttagattGATAAATAGATGTCATCCATTCAAAATGAAATTGATAAAATGCTGTCACATATATGTTTTAGTGCCAAAGAAATTTCTTAAAATGGTTACCTATCACCTTGGTTATTCCAAGCACATAAATGTTCCCTTTGCTCCTAACAGTTCTCTTGTCATTGAATGGATTAGACTTCAAAGCGTAAGGCAAGGCAGGTGCCCGGTCGCAATTCATATCAATTATGACGATCTCGACACTTGACATcgagttagtctacatacagtcttcaaaatagaaactgttCATGCAAGCCCatacaattatgtttaaaataaaataaaattacaataatatcatttttaaaatgatattttttttctccttttactCTCATTCATCAATGAGACCCCTCACTCAgaactgtaaatagaatttctctattttaaataggtaaaaatatattgtgcTTTATATCAAATGGATATAATCCATTTCACCTGAAATGAAGTTGATTCATGTCGCATTTCTCTGGTCCAAAAGGTGGTGTATATTTTTCAGCCACCCCAATCCCCCTTCTCTAACAATCTTAATCCAGATGATGCAGTTTCGATAAGAATAAGGTACAGACATGAAGGCAGGTTCAGAACTTGCGATTTTTCACGAAAAATAAGTTAGTGCAGAGTCATAGAGTTCTGAAGGTTTCATTTTTTCAAGCTAAATCTGAAAACTTATTGGATGttatgtgaggatgatgaaagGATTATAAATAGAAGATTTTCCTCTAGCaaattctctttttattttctgttgctGCCTGCAGCCTGGAACAGGCCGGCGAAAAAGAGAACGCAACTCTGTCAGCACCCAACAGGGTTAAAGCTAAAGGACTGTCGTACCATATATTTGCCCGTTTCATTTGCAAGCAAAGTTTTAGGATTTTCATATCCAAGCGTGCTCTACACGGGGCACCTAACTTTGTTAAGTGCTCCATTTTATGTTAAACTCATCATAATTCAACTcagtttaatctaattttaagttaagtctaatATTCAAAAACTCAATTCTCAacttactaaactcatctcaactcaaaacttttttacgcgtgagacccacaatctttttcaacttctcataaatacatctaaactcatcttaatattcaaatatatttaaattcatcttagatagacctcacaaaactcactatagcatctcaacttactactattcataaagaacttaactcaactcaacatccaaacacagtcTTAGTGTTCTACATTGCAATTTCACccttttatatttgtttgtttatgtttaattacttttaacgtagagtaattttacatacaactgTAAAGTACATAAATActacgtaatcgttttgaaaaagagtaaaatttactattaaaaaattaatttttttaatgtaaatcgttttattcactttttcaaaataattaccaaTTTATAGTTGTAATTATATGTTCTGTTTAACGTAACTGCATTTTCACCCTTCATTCATTTGTCTCTTCCTCCTTTCATTGGGTGTCGATGCCTGCCGGACCACACCAATAGAGGTAGAGATTTGCCCTCGTGGTTTGGTCTGGTCAGCACCTCAAGCCGCAGAACCGTTGCACGGTTATGCCAGACTGAGGGGTGGAGAGGTCAGATTTCATCCTCTAGCCCAATTCCGATCGTGCCATTGGATTTCCGACGAACAAAAATGTTCAAAAGGCATTCTATAAAGAAAGACTCTTATACCGATGTAGCATGTACTAAGATTCACAAATAATGGAGATAACAATGATTTATAACACGATCAGACAGTTTTTGAGAACCTTCGAACGGAGTAATTTATGGTTAATCTTCTTATAATTTAGGGCTGCCGGGATCAAACAGATGGGAAATACTTGTTCAGATTGAAGGGCAGGGAATAGAATTCCTCACTCCTTGTATCACCCTTGAATGATCGGAACTTGTCCCACCAATGTTTACCTCTGTCTTTCCTGATTACACTGTCCTTATGCAGCGTGTTGTCCAGGAAAAACGCCAAGCAACCAGCAACGAAAGCTTCGGATGAGAAAGGGACATTCACAATATCGTTAAACTGCCAAGAAAAGAATGATGTTTTTTGTCAGTGGAGCTCAGAAACTAccatgaaatgattttaagaaaaGTTTACTAGATCAGGATAGATTCAGGGTTGACATGTCATTCATACCCATCTTCCGCTTGTGTGGACCGGACCATAACCATTGACTGCTGTGTACTCGTTGAAGTACTGCGGCACCGACAAGCCCATGAAGATGGAGAAGCCCAAGATGAACTTAGTTCTGAAACTGTTTAGGTTGCAGAACTGAAGAAAACTAAGGCCCCCCGAACCTGAGTAAGCACCATAAGCATAACTAAAAATGAACATAATAAATCAAGCGTTCACACCTCTACTTGTTAACATGTTTAATCAGGGAGACATACCCACATAAGCAAAGAAAAGGCAGTACAAGGCAGCAATTATGGATGCTGGGATTGAAGCAAAGACTGCTCCAAATTTCCCTGTGCAATGACGAAAAGTCGACTGATTAACAGAAACcaaatttttggaaagaaaggcTGATTGgtaataattattcaattttcatacattttatcACATCTCAAGCATCAACAACTTACCAAgaatggaaaagaaaatcataaatcCAGCAGATATTTGTACCACCCTTCGACTGCCAACACGAGTCAAGGCCAAAAGACCAGCATTCTCACTGTAGATAAGCCAGGTAAAGTCCTCAGATCTTGTTTTCACTTAATTGGAATAGAACAGTCATACAGCATAGATTTCCCCTATTACGGGTCTTACACAGATACTGAGGATCCATTCACAGTTCCAAACAACCCAGAAAACAGGATGCCAACGCCCTGTgagcaaaaataattaatgcacaataagaacataattttatctCGAATCTAAACACCAAGAAACATGCAAATGCTGTTCTAGcatataaatatttgatttttatgagTACCATGAAAAAAACCACATGGTCAAGTCCCAGAATTAATAATAGCCTTCAGCAACCAACCCAGATGGACAGAGTAATTACGATAATcctctcattattttttcactttttcttatGATTTCAAGTTCTAAACCTTTTTCTTGCAAGTTTTCATATTTATTGTTAAAGGTTTAATCAGATCAGGCTGAGAGGATGGTAACCTTGATAAACATGGACAAGCCTGAGTTTAAACACGGGTAGGACCATGTGGTGGATCAAGGGGAAGCACCAGCATACACACTGATGGAGCAATTTCCGGTTTCTGTTCTTTTACTTCACACAAATGTTTATAAATTGTTCCATCAATGGAGAATTTTGATTCCATTTCTTCCTCATCAGCATTTGCATGCGTGGTTCTGCTTGAATCAGGAATAGCCCGCACTCTATTTTATTCTGTTTCTCTTTGATTTGTAATGCGTGCTGAAGTCTCAGGCTACACGGGAGTAGTAAtccagtgttttttttaaacaagttccTCTAATTAGTATATCTTCGTGCAACGATGTGTACAGCAAGAGAAATATGGAATTTATCCACACCATAACACATGAAAAGATAGCTAGAACCTCCTATTGCATTGTCAGGTGAATTTGACTAAAATATGAGAGACGCCTTTCTAATTACCTGCCAACCGACTCCACGGCTAAGAATGGAAGGTGGCAGCGGAGTTGCACTTGCATACCTTGATACCGCAATGAAAGCACCAGTGGACTGCTCAAATCATCCGAAATACATGAGAAATGAGTAAACTTCAGGAGACAAACTAACAAAAACATCATCATTAGAGATATCAGTGTTCAGATAATGAAATATTAGCTACGAATAAGAACTTTTGATTCTGACTATGAGAACGTCATAATGCTTAAGGTAGGGTTAAACTGTTGACATTCAATTTAAAGATATCATGGATCAGTACTGATAAGGAATATCTAGTCATTAAAAGCATATTAAGGGACTTCAAATGAAAGCACAAGACACAGCGGCAAGAgtacaaaataaatttgaagtgCAGGAGAAATTACGGCAATCACAACAGCAATGATGGTAATACATTTTGGTTCTTGGTTTGAATCAttccaaagaagaagaatagaaaGAAACCACACCTCTACAAGAGCAACAAAAGAAGCCATCATCATGGCAAAGGCTTCACCAGCATCAAATGAAGGAGTTCCCCATTGAAAAGGATATGGAACTCGTATCCTGCAAACCAAATTCCAAACACTTCTCTTTCACCCATGTCCAGAATCAAACAGAGGAACGAATTTATCTTGGTAGATACATTAACATAGTAGGTGAAGTATCCTGAGGTTGAAATCAAtctataattacaaaaacaCCACATGCATGCCAGATTATAGTTCACTATAATAGCTTTTGCTCAAAAGTTAAAGATGataacacaactaaaactaCTCCATACCAAAGGCTTGGGTTGTAGGAATCCTTCTAAACTAACCAGGGTTGGCAACTTAAAAGCAAAAATTGCTCAAAGTAATTCtgacaaataatttaaaaaaacaaaatcccaGTTCACAATGCAAAATTTTCAATGTATTGCTACTCATTTGAACTGAGGCAACCATTTTGGACAACTCAAGTGGAAACTCAAATATCCCCTCCCCTCCCCAACCCCTGGCCAGCGaaaacaatatttttgaaaaaataaagaatttctcCTTAATAGTCCATGTAACTAAATGCCTGAACTTCAGCTTCGGTTCACTAATCAAAGAATCATTAATTACCTCAACCCACATATCCTACAGCACCTTTACACTAGAAAGTAACAATTGACATACACAAATTGAAGGGTTTTGGTGCATTTTTAATCTAATGAACaagaagttgtgaaaataaaggaTGAAGAACCACGACAGCTTGAATTACAACTTAATGATTATGAAAAGGGATTTGCATGGGCTGTTATAAATTTAACAATCAAATAGAGCCAAATATCAGGGCGCTGTATTTTGTGGCAATAATCGGACTGACAGTTATCAGataaaaattctgaaaagagcATTTCTTTAATGAAACAACCTCACTTACCATGGAGCACCATCTATAAGCCCAGCACGATCAGTACGACAGCTTACTTGCGTTTTTGGTGCTGCATTGTTATACGCCCCACCTACAGTGAGTAGGTGAGCATAAATCCAAACAATCACCACTGAAAAAATGACTGCAAAACGATCAAAGAATTGTTTTCTTGAATGTAGCACATGGGGCATATACTGCATAAAAAAGCATTGAACAATATTAGCCTAACGGTAATCGTTGCTATAAAAGATTCTGAGgataaaattcaaagaaatgCTATAgataaaacagaaaataaattcaagacCATAAGAATTGAATCTGTCAAATGTTTAAGATGAGTACCTGTGAAATGAAAACTAAAACAACAAGCTCTGGCAGCCCAATCTCTACACATTTCGCAACCTTGAGAATAAAACCAAGAGTCAGCATCCGAGAGTAACATGATCTAGCGATAATAGGCAAGGGTTCATTACAGCAAAAGAAGACT
This genomic window contains:
- the LOC108991181 gene encoding nucleobase-ascorbate transporter 6-like; this encodes MAGGGGGGGGAKADELQPHPAKDQLPNISFCITSPPPWPEAILLGFQHYLVMLGTTVLIPTALVPQMGGGNEEKAKVIQTLLFVAGLNTLMQSLFGTRLPAVIGGSYTFVPTTISIILSGRFSNIPDPIEKFKRIMRATQGALIVASTLQIVLGFSGLWRNVARFLSPLSAVPLVGLVGFGLYELGFPGVAKCVEIGLPELVVLVFISQYMPHVLHSRKQFFDRFAVIFSVVIVWIYAHLLTVGGAYNNAAPKTQVSCRTDRAGLIDGAPWIRVPYPFQWGTPSFDAGEAFAMMMASFVALVESTGAFIAVSRYASATPLPPSILSRGVGWQGVGILFSGLFGTVNGSSVSVENAGLLALTRVGSRRVVQISAGFMIFFSILGKFGAVFASIPASIIAALYCLFFAYVGSGGLSFLQFCNLNSFRTKFILGFSIFMGLSVPQYFNEYTAVNGYGPVHTSGRWFNDIVNVPFSSEAFVAGCLAFFLDNTLHKDSVIRKDRGKHWWDKFRSFKGDTRSEEFYSLPFNLNKYFPSV